In Deltaproteobacteria bacterium, the following proteins share a genomic window:
- the coxB gene encoding cytochrome c oxidase subunit II, translated as MMGLLGWWFSQLSLPNASNFSLAVDRLYDFIFWLSVVSFLAIVLMMVVFVAKYIRRREGEATPYIEGHTPTEIGVSAGLFVLVMIIFYWGYRDYMQMRTPPAGAMEINVTGRQWEWEFQYQNGRVVARQGSEPPVFVLPRGQNVKLILQSKDVIHSFYIPEFRVKQDVVPGMYTFLWFEPTAVGEYTVYCAEFCGTDHSRMLARARVVEPADYETWQREWELAGVKSAWERQANAAATKSAAAKPTGPETIADQGKALFATKACSACHSVDGVSGAGPTLKAVFGHDVALADGSTVKADENYLRRSLMEPAAQVVKGFNGGVMPTFQGQLKDAEVTALIEYIKTLQ; from the coding sequence ATGATGGGTCTACTCGGCTGGTGGTTTTCCCAACTCAGCCTCCCGAACGCGTCGAACTTCAGCCTCGCGGTCGATCGGTTGTACGATTTCATCTTTTGGCTGAGCGTCGTATCGTTTCTCGCCATTGTCCTGATGATGGTCGTTTTTGTCGCCAAATATATTCGCCGTCGTGAAGGCGAAGCGACGCCGTATATCGAAGGCCACACGCCGACGGAAATCGGTGTCTCGGCCGGACTCTTCGTCCTCGTGATGATCATCTTCTATTGGGGCTATCGCGATTACATGCAGATGCGCACGCCGCCCGCGGGCGCCATGGAAATCAATGTCACGGGGCGACAGTGGGAGTGGGAATTCCAATATCAAAACGGTCGCGTCGTGGCGCGGCAAGGGAGCGAGCCGCCGGTCTTCGTGTTGCCGCGCGGACAGAATGTGAAACTGATCCTGCAATCGAAAGATGTCATCCACAGTTTTTACATCCCGGAATTTCGCGTGAAGCAAGACGTCGTCCCGGGGATGTACACGTTTCTGTGGTTTGAACCGACTGCGGTCGGCGAATACACTGTCTATTGCGCCGAATTTTGCGGGACCGATCACTCGCGCATGTTAGCGCGCGCGCGGGTCGTAGAGCCGGCCGACTACGAAACATGGCAGCGGGAATGGGAATTGGCCGGCGTGAAAAGCGCGTGGGAACGACAAGCGAACGCGGCGGCGACAAAATCCGCGGCTGCGAAGCCGACGGGACCGGAGACGATTGCCGATCAAGGCAAAGCGCTCTTCGCCACGAAGGCGTGCAGCGCGTGTCACAGCGTCGACGGCGTATCCGGCGCGGGCCCGACGCTGAAGGCCGTGTTTGGCCACGACGTGGCGCTCGCGGATGGCAGCACCGTGAAGGCCGATGAAAATTATCTGCGTCGCTCATTGATGGAACCGGCCGCGCAAGTGGTCAAAGGGTTCAACGGCGGTGTGATGCCGACGTTCCAAGGCCAATTGAAAGATGCCGAGGTCACGGCGTTGATTGAGTATATCAAAACTTTGCAATGA